TGAGTGAGCGACTCACCGCAATACTGGGGAGGCTCCGCCCTACAGACCACCGGCGAGGTGCGCCGCCTGCAAGCGCGCACCTTCAAGCAGCTCGAAGAGCGCTACATCAGCACCCCGGTTCCGCTGCCCTACACCAGGGCCGAGTTCCTCGCCCACCCCGATCGGGACAAGGTCAAGGACTGCGCGTTCCTCTCTCCAGTCAGCTACCCCTACGAGGAGTCCGGCCCGCGCAAGCTGACCAACGCCGAGAAGCTGCTGCTCGCCTTCCTCGACATCGACGAGGACCCGCGGCCCGAGTACTACGACATCGTCCGGGACCTGGCCTCCGACCCCAAGGCGATCCTCGAAGCGCTGTACCCCCTGAACACAGCGGTCTGGACCTCCGCGAAGCACACCGAGAAGAACCCGCGGCTCAAGATCTGCGTGGAGCTCACCCCCTGCGACCCGGCGGAGCTGCCCCGCATCATCCGCCACCTCGCCGCCCGGCTGGGGCTGCCGCAGGACTTCAAGGGCGTGGCCGAGTCCTCGCGTCCCTCGCAGGGCCAGTATCGACCGGTGATCTGGAAGGGCGAGCCATTCAGCGCCGTGCTCGCCACCCGCACCAACGGCGTCGCCCTGGAGGTGGGCGACATACCCGAGGAGGCCCCCGAGGACCTGTGCGACTTCCTCG
The sequence above is a segment of the Armatimonadota bacterium genome. Coding sequences within it:
- a CDS encoding PriCT-2 domain-containing protein, coding for MSDSPQYWGGSALQTTGEVRRLQARTFKQLEERYISTPVPLPYTRAEFLAHPDRDKVKDCAFLSPVSYPYEESGPRKLTNAEKLLLAFLDIDEDPRPEYYDIVRDLASDPKAILEALYPLNTAVWTSAKHTEKNPRLKICVELTPCDPAELPRIIRHLAARLGLPQDFKGVAESSRPSQGQYRPVIWKGEPFSAVLATRTNGVALEVGDIPEEAPEDLCDFLGERPGFTHGETPEAGLVLAHLPVAGVESVDQIRDVFEHLDADCTRMEWLHVAAALRHQFGHDPAQAEEAYDLFVEWSAQGTKFRGTNDTAKMWRSLRAYPEGRAPVTMRSLFKRAQDAGWDGGTIARREKESVTAWITACEDAEELMRAGPAN